In one window of Arctopsyche grandis isolate Sample6627 chromosome 6, ASM5162203v2, whole genome shotgun sequence DNA:
- the LOC143912983 gene encoding uncharacterized protein LOC143912983, producing MDVPTEVLVSIFKYLSISDRIAAGQTCSLWYEATRDVYFRKRERIHFTKYNVHRDTFITNMMDSDCCYKKSNYSFKEVDLENVPEQFWQTNGDRIQLLEFEECEMRERMFMRIIELCPNLESLALLNCRELFMSASLLDNVSKKQANNTGLSNLKSLNLSRNRYLSDALLYRFMSNIDYLMDLNLSESPLTFHPGLHRKFYPQGTDQIKNDSPSESILTFPYVMLLLQNKTKFLKRVNLSMTLIDGNALSNLAQLPGLRLESLQLFGCDQLNSNGITAMTQHQTHLTELSLARCSRLTDDLLQTICNSLKSLKYLDVSRCTMITNAGAEEISKLANLEHLSIMESSNVTSEGIKAGVCKWLNPNLMLLNVSALNLDESTIMLVCEMCPNLRTLDLSYCYNAVTDNSVQCIFKNLVHLNTLYMKCCSGVSDAGLTGMGVGKYIASESKPIVNRHAPRFGLEQFQRISLRSKAEEEIVRDAQRKQEVKEMCERNTGDSVQGYSLMRLRNLVSIDLCGCNSITDVSLQYAFASTVLKDLFLSDCQQITYEGLKALVANCPSLESVELVNCFNTRDEGVREMVQGLHRLKSLHLRGCNLITDESIKAIKEHCKSLRFLDVQSCRHVSAELAETLYELPTVHTIKMSKPGPYINEHSEPPAPPKPPKKRNRRT from the exons ATGGACGTGCCTACGGAG GTCCTCGTTTCTATATTCAAATACCTGTCGATCAGCGACCGTATAGCAGCTGGTCAGACATGTAGTCTCTGGTACGAGGCGACCCGTGACGTCTACTTCCGGAAACGAGAACGCATCCACTTCACAAAGTACAATGTCCACCGAGACACGTTCATAACGAACATGATGGACAGCGACTGCTGCTACAAAAAGTCCAACTACTCCTTCAAAGAGGTCGACCTGGAGAACGTTCCGGAACAGTTCTGGCAGACCAACGGCGACCGCATCCAACTGCTGGAATTCGAAGAGTGCGAGATGAGAGAGAGAATGTTCATGCGCATAATCGAACTGTGTCCAAATTTGGAATCCTTAGCATTGTTAAACTGCCGGGAGCTCTTCATGTCGGCCAGCCTTCTAGACAACGTATCCAAAAAGCAAGCCAACAACACCGGATTGAGTAATTTAAAATCGCTAAATCTGTCCAGGAACAGATATCTTTCTGATGCTCTACTGTATCGATTCATGAGTAACATTGATTATTTGATGGATTTGAACCTGTCGGAGAGTCCGTTGACCTTCCACCCGGGTTTACATAGGAAGTTCTATCCTCAAGGTACTGATCAAATAAAGAACGACTCACCGTCTGAGAGCATTTTGACTTTTCCTTACGTCATGCTTCTGCTTCAGAACAAGACTAAGTTCTTAAAGCGGGTCAACTTGAGCATGACTTTAATAGACGGCAACGCTTTGTCTAATCTAGCTCAGTTACCTGGATTGAGGCTAGAGTCTTTGCAACTGTTCGGCTGCGATCAGCTCAACAGCAACGGCATCACAGCTATGACCCAACACCAGACACATTTGACCGAGCTGAGCTTGGCACGGTGCTCTCGGCTCACCGACGACCTCTTGCAAACGATCTGCAACAGTTTGAAGAGTTTGAAATACTTGGACGTGTCCCGCTGCACTATGATCACGAACGCCGGTGCAGAGGAGATATCCAAGCTTGCAAACTTGGAACATTTGAGCATAATGGAGAGTTCCAACGTCACGTCTGAAGGTATCAAAGCCGGCGTATGCAAGTGGCTCAATCCCAACTTGATGCTTTTGAACGTGTCCGCGCTGAACTTGGACGAGTCCACGATCATGCTCGTATGCGAAATGTGTCCCAATTTGAGGACGCTCGATCTGAGCTACTGCTACAACGCAGTCACCGACAATTCCGTTCAGTGTATATTTAAGAACTTGGTCCATTTGAATACGTTGTATATGAAGTGTTGTAGCGGTGTCTCCGATGCGGGTCTGACCGGAATGGGTGTAGGTAAGTATATAGCGAGTGAATCCAAGCCGATCGTCAATCGGCACGCTCCGAGATTCGGTTTGGAGCAGTTTCAAAGAATATCGCTGAGGTCTAAGGCCGAGGAGGAGATTGTGCGGGATGCTCAACGGAAGCAGGAGGTCAAGGAAATGTGTGAGAGGAACACTGGGGATTCGGTTCAGGGGTATTCGTTGATGCGTTTGAGGAACTTGGTCAGTATTGATCTGTGCGGTTGCAATAGCATCACCGATGTTAGTCTTCAGTACGCGTTTGCCTCGACCGTCTTGAAGGATTTGTTCCTGAGCGACTGCCAGCAGATCACTTACGAGGGTTTGAAGGCACTGGTGGCCAACTGTCCCAGTTTGGAGTCGGTCGAGCTGGTCAACTGCTTCAATACGAGGGATGAGGGCGTGCGGGAGATGGTGCAGGGTCTGCATCGGCTGAAGAGTTTGCATTTGAGG GGTTGTAATCTCATCACCGACGAGTCCATCAAGGCGATCAAGGAACACTGCAAATCGCTCAGATTCCTCGACGTCCAGAGCTGTCGGCACGTATCGGCCGAGCTGGCCGAGACCCTGTACGAGCTGCCGACGGTGCACACGATCAAGATGTCCAAACCGGGACCGTACATAAATGAACATAGCGAACCACCAGCTCCTCCGAAACCGCCAAAAAAACGAAATCGGAGAacatag